A genome region from Lucilia cuprina isolate Lc7/37 chromosome 3, ASM2204524v1, whole genome shotgun sequence includes the following:
- the LOC124418746 gene encoding uncharacterized protein LOC124418746 yields the protein MALDNNFVMIYYFSFKRKKLPNLPIEFFYSPHNETLEKFRNCAQYPPLQMLNFYNTYWQTFHIDGSIFQLYGAYYDERPESGPVVRILAMTNHQQNEFPIIYCQLWFQDDNRPVISTITEYKLIWESSWGVKPNVYYPYLMTCEVPKNSIVTGDTTPKAVNLVGRQCDTASNSLRVIYEKPAESVEKHDFAVCVKGLDFPYEDLSDRLVEWLEILNILGVHKVYMYNLQVHANISKVLNYYREKGFVEVQDITLVGGVQQPEIEHWLIKSYPLNKRLNELIPYNSCFYRNMYKYKYIALLDIDEIIMPKDSLKSWQQLLANIQTHEGGKNCPLGLPSLCVANTYFPSKEVPVRSNPSYMYMLNHVYRLKDYTPQRYHVKCLHNTRQIVTLHNHYPFSYLNTDCKPLDIPPAYAQLQHYRKTLSKDDNREIKDHILVLDESVDRFRRLLPERCKKVLKDLKFIS from the coding sequence AAGAAATTACCCAATCTACCAATTGAATTCTTCTACAGCCCTCACAATGAAACTTtggaaaaatttagaaattgtgCCCAATATCCGCCACTACAAATGTTGAATTTCTATAACACATACTGGCAAACGTTTCACATAGATGGAAGTATTTTTCAACTGTATGGTGCCTATTATGACGAACGCCCTGAATCTGGACCTGTGGTGCGCATACTGGCAATGACTAATCATCAACAAaatgaatttcctataatttaTTGTCAACTATGGTTTCAAGATGATAACCGACCGGTTATATCTACAATTACGGAGTATAAATTAATTTGGGAATCCAGTTGGGGTGTGAAACCTAATGTCTATTACCCCTATCTAATGACTTGTGAAGTGCCCAAGAATTCTATCGTAACAGGTGATACCACGCCCAAAGCAGTGAATCTGGTGGGGCGTCAATGTGATACGGCTAGTAATAGTTTACGAGTTATCTATGAAAAACCTGCTGAATCTGTAGAAAAACATGATTTTGCGGTATGTGTCAAGGGATTGGATTTCCCCTATGAAGATTTAAGTGACCGACTTGTGGAATGGTtggaaatattgaatattttgggggtacataaagtatatatgtataatttgcAAGTCCATGCTAATATTAGCAAAGTTTTGAACTATTATCGAGAAAAAGGTTTTGTGGAGGTACAAGACATTACTCTAGTAGGAGGAGTGCAACAACCGGAAATAGAACACTGGCTCATAAAAAGTTATCCTTTGAATAAAAGGCTTAATGAGTTGATACCCTACAATAGCTGTTTCTACCGTaatatgtacaaatataaatatatagctTTGTTAGATATTGATGAAATTATAATGCCTAAGGATAGCCTAAAATCATGGCAGCAATTGTTGGCAAATATTCAGACCCATGAAGGGGGAAAAAATTGTCCCTTAGGTTTGCCAAGTTTATGTGTTGCTAATACATATTTTCCCAGTAAAGAGGTACCGGTGCGCTCTAATCCCTCCTATATGTACATGTTAAATCATGTATATCGTCTTAAAGATTATACACCACAACGTTATCATGTGAAATGTTTACATAATACTCGACAGATTGTTACACTACACAATCATTATCCCTTTTCGTATTTGAATACGGATTGTAAACCATTAGATATACCACCCGCTTACGCTCAACTACAACATTATCGAAAAACGCTATCCAAAGATGATAACAGGGAAATCAAAGATCATATTCTTGTATTGGATGAAAGTGTGGATCGTTTTCGGAGACTATTACCGGAGAggtgtaaaaaagttttaaaagaccTTAAGTTTATAAGTT